The genomic segment ACTTCTCGCGGGCATTCACTTCGAGATTCTGCGTTTCAGCCGCGAAACCTACGAGGGTTCCCGTAAATCCGAATTCCCCGCGCACGGAGCCCAGCGTGTCGGGTGTCTTCACCAACTCCAGCGTAAGTATCTCGCCCGCCTTCTTGATCTTCTGTTCGGATACCGTGGCTGCACGGTAGTCCGCCACTGCGGCGGCAAACACCGCGGCATCCATCCGCCCGATGTGCCGCTGCACGGCCTCATACATCTCCTGAGCCGTTTCGATCGGCAGGAAGTCCACGCCGTCCGGCACATCGAGTTGCGTCGGCCCGGAGATCAGCAGCACCCGGTGCCCTGCCTCCGCAAAGGCGGCGGCCATCGCATAGCCCATCTTCCCGGAAGACCGGTTCGTCAGGTAGCGTACCGGATCCAGAGCCTCCCGGGTCGGGCCTGCAGTGACGAGAACGCGCATCGGATCACTTCTCTTCTTCCTTCACGGGTGCCGGGGCCGGAGCTTCAGCCTTGGTATCGCCCGTCTTCTTCAGCTCTTCGAGTTCCTTCTTGCCCTTCTCGAGTTGGTCGCCATTCAGCTTGCTGGTGATGTCGCCCAGCAAGGTCTTGGCCTCGGCATCGCCGCGCTCCACCGCCAGCGATGCCAGCGCCCATGCCTTGGGCAGATCCTGATCGGTGCCCAAGCCACCCGCATGGAGGCGGGCCAAGCCTGCCGTCGCCGGGCCATGACCCTGATTTGCGGCGAGAGAGTAGAGCTGGCCGGCATTGTTGTAGTTCACCGGCACGCCCACCCCGCGCTCGTACAGCGCACCGAGGTTGTTCTGGGCCGCAGCGTGACCCGACTTCGCGGCCAGCGTGAACCAAGCCACGCCCGCGGTCGGATCGCTCAGACCCAAGTTGCCGTTCACGTAGAGCAGCCCCAGTTCGTTTTGCGCCACCGGCAGCCCGGCATTCGCGGCGGAGACCAGATACTTGTAGGCACCCAGCAGATCCGGCTTCGCATCGTTGGAAAGACGGGAGGCCATCTCCAGCGCCGCCATGGCACTGCCGGCTTCTGCCGCCTTGCCCAGCCACTCGCGGCCTTTCTCCTCGCTCTTCTCCAGACCACCGCGGCCTTCGAGGTGGAAGGCGGCCACGCGCAGTAGGCAGTCCGGCTGTTTCTCCTCCGCGCCTTTCTGATAGGTCGTCAGGGCGGCCTTCTCGTCCTTCTTCACGTTCTCCTCGAAGTCGCCGAGTGCCAGATAGGCGGCGAATTGCTTCTTCTCGATCGCCTTGGCCAGCCATT from the Luteolibacter rhizosphaerae genome contains:
- a CDS encoding phosphopantothenoylcysteine decarboxylase; the encoded protein is MRVLVTAGPTREALDPVRYLTNRSSGKMGYAMAAAFAEAGHRVLLISGPTQLDVPDGVDFLPIETAQEMYEAVQRHIGRMDAAVFAAAVADYRAATVSEQKIKKAGEILTLELVKTPDTLGSVRGEFGFTGTLVGFAAETQNLEVNAREKLKRKGCDLVIANDVSKPGIGFDSDRNEVLMVFPEHTEALPEDEKHHLAPRLVREIETIAAARQSS
- a CDS encoding tetratricopeptide repeat protein, producing the protein MTTKTLLLSLALSLATATAASAATSTTPPVELTKEAPVAAPPIPDGPAKPAMEAFRDGKHLAAVELAKPLAEQGNADALFLLGFAAETGQGLTASREAALESYKKAAEAGHKDANYRRALILLNSKEEKDRQEGRQVLETAAGTDPANAGRILGEAWLRGLLSEKPDFDKAAEWWNKASEAGDTPAILLLARLYEGALGFPEKKDAARAMELYKKAASLGDENAFIPLGSRFLNGEEKFRDEKEGRQWLAKAIEKKQFAAYLALGDFEENVKKDEKAALTTYQKGAEEKQPDCLLRVAAFHLEGRGGLEKSEEKGREWLGKAAEAGSAMAALEMASRLSNDAKPDLLGAYKYLVSAANAGLPVAQNELGLLYVNGNLGLSDPTAGVAWFTLAAKSGHAAAQNNLGALYERGVGVPVNYNNAGQLYSLAANQGHGPATAGLARLHAGGLGTDQDLPKAWALASLAVERGDAEAKTLLGDITSKLNGDQLEKGKKELEELKKTGDTKAEAPAPAPVKEEEK